The following are encoded together in the Blattabacterium cuenoti BPAA genome:
- the tpiA gene encoding triose-phosphate isomerase, translated as MRKKVVIANWKMNYDFHETTSFIRNFLKIVFEKKINHNKEIIIAPSFPFLHISNQISQGTTLNIAAQNIHQKEKGPYTGEVSASMLKSIGVQKVILGHSERREFFFEKNNVLLKKIKIALKYGLNIIFCVGESYLERSNDQQFEIIKDQLKKTVFDCSSDEIKSFYIAYEPIWAIGTGKTATFEQAQTMHEFIRSLLLEKYGERISNRIPILYGGSINDFNAKDLFYQKDIDGGLVGSSSMELKKFLKIVQS; from the coding sequence ATGAGAAAAAAGGTTGTTATTGCAAACTGGAAAATGAATTATGACTTTCACGAAACGACTTCTTTTATTAGAAATTTTTTAAAAATTGTTTTTGAGAAAAAAATCAATCATAATAAAGAAATTATTATAGCTCCCTCTTTTCCTTTTTTACATATTTCAAATCAAATTTCACAAGGAACAACTTTAAATATTGCAGCTCAAAATATTCATCAAAAGGAGAAAGGGCCTTATACAGGAGAAGTATCAGCTTCTATGTTAAAATCGATAGGAGTCCAAAAAGTGATACTAGGACATAGTGAACGTAGAGAATTTTTCTTTGAAAAGAATAATGTTTTATTAAAAAAGATAAAAATAGCATTAAAATATGGTTTAAATATTATTTTTTGTGTGGGAGAATCCTATTTGGAAAGATCCAATGATCAACAATTTGAAATTATTAAAGATCAATTAAAAAAAACTGTTTTTGATTGTTCATCAGATGAAATAAAATCTTTTTATATAGCATATGAACCAATATGGGCTATTGGAACAGGAAAAACAGCTACATTTGAACAAGCTCAGACAATGCATGAATTTATTCGTTCTTTACTTTTAGAAAAATATGGAGAAAGGATCTCTAATCGAATACCTATTTTATATGGAGGAAGTATCAATGATTTTAACGCAAAAGATCTTTTTTATCAAAAGGATATAGATGGAGGACTTGTAGGTTCTTCATCTATGGAACTGAAAAAATTCTTGAAAATTGTTCAATCATGA
- the pdhA gene encoding pyruvate dehydrogenase (acetyl-transferring) E1 component subunit alpha: MKEITTKTYIKWFKDMSFWRKFEDKCRSLYLKQKIRGFLHLYNGQEAVPAGLTHAMDLSKDKIITAYRCHIFPISMGVDPKKVMAELLGKKTGTSHGMGGSMHIFSRKYRFYGGHGIVGGQIPLGAGIAFADKYFNRDAVTLTIMGDGAVRQGSLHETFNMSMIWKLPVVFICENNKYAMGTSVKRSSSIKEIYKIGKAYGMPSYPVDGMDPEKIAKAAYSAIERARKGEGSTFLDMKTYRYRGHSMSDSELYRNKEEVNLYKKKDPILKLRNTIIQNKWETIENLNTIENEVKKKVESCVEFAEKSGLPSLEEMYNVVYHEKNYPFLDKVLPS; the protein is encoded by the coding sequence ATGAAAGAAATTACCACAAAAACCTATATCAAGTGGTTCAAAGACATGTCTTTTTGGAGAAAATTTGAGGACAAATGTCGTTCCCTATACTTAAAACAAAAAATTAGAGGATTTTTGCATTTGTATAATGGACAAGAAGCGGTTCCTGCTGGATTAACCCATGCAATGGATTTGTCTAAAGACAAAATTATAACCGCTTACAGATGCCATATTTTTCCTATTTCTATGGGAGTAGATCCAAAAAAAGTAATGGCAGAACTTTTAGGAAAAAAAACAGGGACTTCTCATGGAATGGGGGGGTCTATGCATATTTTTAGCAGAAAATATCGTTTTTATGGGGGACATGGAATTGTAGGGGGACAAATTCCATTAGGGGCTGGAATTGCTTTTGCTGATAAGTATTTTAATAGAGATGCGGTTACTTTAACTATTATGGGAGATGGCGCTGTAAGGCAAGGATCTTTGCATGAAACATTTAATATGTCTATGATATGGAAACTTCCTGTTGTCTTTATATGTGAGAATAATAAATATGCTATGGGAACTTCTGTAAAAAGAAGCAGTTCTATAAAAGAAATTTATAAAATAGGAAAGGCATATGGTATGCCTTCTTATCCTGTGGATGGAATGGATCCAGAAAAAATAGCAAAAGCGGCTTATTCTGCTATAGAAAGAGCTAGAAAAGGAGAAGGGTCAACTTTTTTAGATATGAAAACATATAGATATAGAGGACATTCTATGTCTGATTCTGAGTTATATCGTAATAAAGAGGAAGTGAATTTGTATAAAAAAAAAGATCCTATTTTAAAATTAAGAAATACGATCATACAGAATAAATGGGAAACTATAGAAAATTTAAATACAATAGAAAATGAAGTAAAAAAAAAGGTAGAATCCTGTGTTGAATTTGCAGAAAAATCAGGTTTACCTTCTTTAGAAGAAATGTATAATGTTGTTTATCATGAAAAAAATTATCCTTTTCTAGATAAAGTTTTACCTTCATAA
- a CDS encoding DUF1599 domain-containing protein codes for MNFSSTDDLIIHKCRKLFLEKLKDYGISWVFFHNYSIIDQILMKIVRIKNIQSKGYQKIKEEKITDTYIDIVNYLIIILIKLEIYSTSHFHKKVSNNDVILIYNKKLKKIKNYIDCMDKTFIQFSIKNVLENILFLKKKKEKILFKELEKFCFKILVQIIFLLRQNF; via the coding sequence ATGAATTTTTCATCTACTGATGACTTGATTATTCATAAATGTAGAAAACTTTTTTTAGAAAAATTAAAAGATTATGGAATTTCATGGGTTTTTTTTCATAATTATTCTATAATAGATCAAATTTTGATGAAAATAGTCCGTATAAAAAATATTCAATCAAAAGGATATCAAAAAATTAAAGAGGAAAAAATAACAGATACATATATAGATATTGTAAATTATTTAATAATCATATTAATAAAATTGGAAATTTATTCTACATCGCATTTTCATAAAAAAGTATCAAACAATGATGTGATTTTGATTTATAATAAAAAATTGAAGAAAATAAAAAATTATATAGATTGTATGGATAAAACTTTTATCCAATTTTCTATAAAGAATGTTTTGGAAAATATTTTATTCTTAAAAAAAAAGAAAGAAAAAATTTTATTCAAAGAATTAGAAAAATTCTGTTTTAAAATACTAGTCCAAATCATTTTTTTATTAAGACAAAATTTTTAA
- a CDS encoding diadenylate cyclase has product MKISFVDILDIFLVTIILFQVYRLVYKTAALNIFYGIIATFIFWKVVEIYKMKLLSIVISAFFKGGFLALIIVFQPEIRKFLLIVGSKIFFKKFIFSIFKKSGVSIKTETIDSIVNACAIFSGDKTGVLIVIQLHQDLKEFIQNGDEMDAKVNISILESIFYKNSPLHDGAVVIIENKIIKTRAILPVSYNKEIPSRLGLRHRAAIGLSEKTDAICLVISEETGYISYIKDQKRTVITNINNLKMKLEEDLL; this is encoded by the coding sequence TTGAAAATTTCTTTTGTTGATATTTTAGATATTTTTTTAGTAACCATTATTCTATTTCAAGTATATAGATTGGTTTACAAAACTGCTGCTTTAAATATTTTTTACGGTATCATTGCTACTTTTATTTTCTGGAAAGTAGTAGAAATTTATAAAATGAAACTTCTTAGCATAGTTATAAGTGCTTTTTTTAAAGGAGGTTTTTTAGCTTTAATCATTGTATTTCAACCAGAAATTAGAAAATTTCTACTTATAGTCGGAAGTAAAATTTTTTTTAAAAAATTTATATTTTCTATCTTTAAAAAATCAGGAGTATCAATTAAAACTGAAACAATAGATAGCATTGTAAATGCTTGTGCTATTTTTTCAGGAGACAAAACAGGTGTTCTAATTGTTATTCAATTACATCAAGATTTAAAAGAATTCATCCAAAATGGAGACGAAATGGATGCGAAAGTGAATATTTCTATCTTAGAAAGCATTTTCTACAAAAATAGTCCATTACATGATGGAGCTGTAGTTATTATAGAAAATAAAATCATAAAAACAAGAGCCATTCTTCCTGTTTCCTACAATAAAGAAATTCCATCTCGTTTAGGATTAAGACATAGAGCTGCCATTGGTTTATCTGAAAAGACGGATGCTATATGCCTTGTAATATCCGAAGAAACAGGTTATATTTCTTACATAAAAGATCAAAAAAGAACTGTCATCACTAATATTAATAATTTAAAAATGAAACTTGAAGAAGATTTACTTTAA
- the folP gene encoding dihydropteroate synthase yields the protein MIINCAGTLLHLKEPKIMGIVNLTPDSFYDGGKFCSEYSILQHIETLLNEGSDFIDIGGCSTRPGSKLITEKEEIKRVIKPIRTIIKNFKNIRISIDTFRSEVARIAVEEGAVMINDISGGKLDKNMFPLLGKLKIPYILNHMKGIPENMQKNPYYHENIITEINNFFSEKIYYLKQHRIHDIILDPGFGFGKTLEQNFQLLKHLFLLGFQDYPILVGVSRKSMIKFILKTSYKESLNATSIIHTIALLNGSKFLRVHDVKEAVECIKLIQYYRKIL from the coding sequence ATGATAATTAATTGTGCAGGCACTTTATTACATTTAAAAGAACCAAAAATAATGGGTATTGTAAATTTAACTCCTGACTCTTTTTATGATGGAGGGAAATTTTGTTCTGAATATAGTATATTACAACATATAGAAACTTTATTAAATGAAGGTTCTGATTTTATAGATATTGGAGGTTGTTCCACACGACCAGGATCAAAATTGATAACGGAAAAAGAAGAAATAAAAAGAGTCATAAAACCTATTCGTACCATCATAAAAAATTTTAAAAATATTAGAATATCTATAGATACTTTTCGAAGCGAAGTAGCTAGAATAGCAGTGGAAGAAGGGGCTGTAATGATAAATGATATATCAGGAGGAAAATTGGATAAAAATATGTTTCCTTTGTTAGGAAAACTTAAAATTCCATATATACTAAATCATATGAAAGGAATCCCTGAAAATATGCAGAAAAATCCATACTATCATGAAAATATAATAACAGAAATAAATAATTTTTTTTCTGAAAAAATTTACTATTTAAAACAACATAGAATTCATGACATTATTTTAGATCCTGGATTTGGTTTTGGAAAAACACTAGAACAAAATTTTCAATTGTTAAAACACTTATTTTTATTAGGGTTTCAAGATTATCCAATTTTAGTTGGCGTTTCTAGAAAATCTATGATCAAATTTATTTTAAAAACTTCTTATAAAGAATCACTAAATGCAACTTCTATTATTCATACTATAGCACTTTTAAATGGATCTAAATTTTTACGTGTGCATGATGTAAAAGAAGCTGTAGAATGCATTAAATTAATACAATATTATAGAAAAATTTTATAA
- a CDS encoding UDP-N-acetylmuramoyl-tripeptide--D-alanyl-D-alanine ligase, with product MNIQNLYQLYSISSGIEINSKKVKKGSIFIALKGKNFDGNQFADEAISNGAILAIVDNKRSVFSKKKIISVKNTLYFLHELAMYHRYELHHIPIIVITGSNGKTTTKELTVAILSKKYKKVHYTKNNFNNHIGIPLTILSMPMDTQISVMEIGANHEKEIEKMCSIINPDYGYITNFGKAHLEGFKSIEGIIRSKLELYDFLKKNKKVVFINGDDPIQLSNSTEMNRYIFSGIKKKNSDINVQYLWKKNSIKSSLSIQNIEIVSSLIGDYNLYNIASAISIGTYFKISLKKIKEAVEEYVPNNYRSQILTKNNVKIIIDCYNANPTSMIEALTFFNKIQGKKIVILGDMLELGLFSHNEHEKIIYFIKKSSIHIAFLIGNIFFNTQETSYKIKKFMEKEFFVEWIKKYSIQKTDYILIKGSRRIALESIIDLI from the coding sequence ATGAATATTCAAAATTTATATCAATTATATTCTATTTCTTCTGGTATAGAAATAAACAGTAAAAAAGTGAAAAAAGGATCTATTTTTATAGCTTTAAAAGGAAAAAATTTTGATGGAAATCAATTTGCAGATGAAGCCATTTCAAATGGAGCGATCCTAGCTATAGTAGATAACAAAAGATCTGTTTTTTCCAAAAAAAAAATTATTTCTGTGAAAAATACATTATATTTTCTACATGAACTAGCAATGTATCATAGATATGAATTACATCACATTCCTATTATAGTTATCACTGGAAGTAATGGAAAAACAACGACAAAAGAACTTACTGTAGCTATTCTTTCTAAGAAATATAAAAAAGTTCATTACACAAAAAATAATTTTAATAATCATATAGGAATTCCATTAACTATACTTTCCATGCCTATGGATACACAAATATCTGTAATGGAAATTGGGGCAAATCATGAAAAAGAAATAGAAAAAATGTGTTCTATTATTAATCCAGATTATGGATATATAACCAATTTTGGAAAAGCTCATTTAGAAGGATTTAAAAGTATAGAAGGAATCATACGAAGCAAATTAGAGTTATATGATTTTTTAAAAAAAAATAAAAAAGTAGTATTTATTAATGGAGATGATCCTATTCAATTGTCTAATAGTACGGAAATGAATCGATATATATTTTCAGGAATAAAAAAAAAAAATTCGGATATCAATGTTCAATATTTATGGAAAAAAAATAGTATAAAATCTTCTTTATCCATTCAAAATATAGAAATTGTTTCTTCTTTAATAGGAGATTACAATTTATATAATATCGCTTCTGCTATCTCTATTGGAACATATTTCAAAATTTCTTTAAAAAAAATAAAAGAAGCAGTAGAAGAATATGTTCCTAATAATTATCGTTCTCAAATTTTGACGAAAAATAATGTCAAAATTATTATAGATTGTTATAACGCAAATCCGACTAGCATGATAGAAGCTCTTACCTTTTTTAACAAAATACAAGGAAAAAAAATCGTGATATTAGGAGATATGTTAGAATTAGGATTATTTTCTCATAATGAACATGAAAAAATTATTTATTTTATAAAAAAAAGCAGCATTCACATTGCTTTTCTAATTGGAAATATTTTTTTTAATACCCAAGAAACTTCATATAAAATAAAAAAATTTATGGAAAAAGAATTTTTTGTTGAATGGATTAAAAAATACTCTATTCAAAAAACGGATTATATTCTGATTAAAGGATCTAGAAGGATTGCATTAGAAAGCATTATTGATTTAATTTAA
- a CDS encoding sigma-70 family RNA polymerase sigma factor encodes MRQLKITKQVTNRESESLDKYLHEIGKIPLLTPEEEVEYARRARKGDATAIDKLINANLRFVVSVAKQYQNQGLSLCDLINEGNLGLIKGILRFDETRGFKCISYVVWWIRQAILQAIAEQSRSIRQPTNKLALLNKILKTLAQLEQELQRTPSAREIAEYLNMNEKDVEESIKNSGRHVSMDAPLVEGEDSNLYDLVRSDESPRPDEHLEKESLRKDIKRILETLSERERRVIILHFGLNGSPPMTLEEVGQSCDLTRERVRQIESIALKRLKHSSRSKILKPYLG; translated from the coding sequence ATATCTTCATGAAATAGGGAAAATTCCATTATTAACTCCAGAAGAAGAAGTAGAATACGCTCGTAGAGCAAGAAAAGGGGATGCTACTGCTATAGATAAACTTATCAATGCAAATTTACGTTTTGTTGTTTCTGTTGCTAAACAATATCAAAATCAAGGATTAAGTTTATGTGATTTAATTAATGAAGGAAATTTAGGTTTAATAAAAGGAATATTACGTTTTGATGAAACAAGAGGTTTTAAATGTATTTCTTATGTTGTATGGTGGATTAGACAAGCAATTTTACAAGCTATTGCTGAACAATCACGTTCTATTAGACAACCTACAAATAAATTAGCTCTTTTAAACAAAATACTAAAAACTCTTGCTCAATTAGAACAAGAATTGCAAAGAACTCCTTCTGCGAGAGAAATAGCAGAATATTTAAATATGAATGAAAAAGATGTTGAAGAGTCTATAAAAAACTCAGGAAGACATGTTTCAATGGATGCTCCATTGGTAGAAGGAGAAGATTCAAATTTATATGACTTAGTTCGATCTGATGAATCTCCTCGTCCAGATGAACATTTGGAAAAAGAATCTTTACGTAAAGATATAAAAAGAATTTTAGAAACTTTAAGTGAAAGAGAACGTCGTGTAATTATTTTACATTTTGGATTAAATGGATCCCCTCCCATGACTTTAGAAGAAGTAGGTCAATCTTGTGATTTAACAAGAGAACGAGTCAGACAAATTGAAAGTATAGCTTTAAAAAGACTCAAACATTCTTCTAGAAGTAAAATATTAAAACCTTATTTAGGATAA